Proteins encoded by one window of Ulvibacter sp. MAR_2010_11:
- the cmk gene encoding (d)CMP kinase, translating into MRKITIAIDGYSSTGKSTVARQLADWLEYVYIDSGAMYRAVTLFAMRKGCISGNNLKKKKLIKKLPKISLEFRTNSDGKAEMYLNGINVENEIRTLEVSEWVSPVATIPEVRRKLVALQQGMGTKKGVVMDGRDIGTVVFPDAELKIFMNATAEERAGRRYKELIAKGDMVTFEEVLENVTRRDYIDSNRDDSPLMKAVDAIEINNSEMNLEDQFHIILQLAKDRIAGRV; encoded by the coding sequence ATGCGAAAAATTACTATTGCTATTGACGGGTATTCCTCCACCGGAAAAAGTACGGTGGCAAGGCAATTGGCAGATTGGTTAGAATATGTCTATATAGACAGTGGCGCCATGTATCGGGCAGTAACGCTTTTTGCTATGCGAAAAGGCTGTATTTCAGGGAATAACTTGAAAAAAAAGAAGTTGATAAAAAAACTTCCCAAAATATCTTTAGAATTCAGAACTAATTCTGACGGAAAAGCCGAAATGTACCTTAACGGAATAAATGTCGAAAATGAAATACGTACCCTCGAAGTTTCCGAATGGGTTAGTCCGGTCGCCACCATACCTGAAGTACGTAGAAAATTAGTTGCCTTGCAACAGGGAATGGGTACTAAAAAAGGCGTGGTAATGGATGGTCGTGATATTGGAACCGTTGTATTTCCGGACGCGGAGCTGAAAATTTTTATGAATGCTACGGCTGAAGAAAGAGCCGGACGGCGTTACAAAGAATTAATTGCCAAAGGAGATATGGTAACTTTCGAGGAAGTCTTGGAAAATGTAACCCGCCGGGATTATATAGATTCCAATAGAGACGATTCACCACTTATGAAAGCTGTGGATGCCATCGAAATAAACAATTCGGAAATGAACCTGGAGGATCAGTTTCACATTATTCTGCAACTTGCAAAAGACCGAATCGCAGGAAGAGTTTAA